A section of the Ornithinimicrobium sufpigmenti genome encodes:
- a CDS encoding GNAT family N-acetyltransferase: protein MDDTVAEEFGSLPHDLTRVATLQGRPVGAILVVDKSIWDPELDGPFIIDLFVHPDAQGMGVGQALLDEAVHACAAAGDPTLSLRFGDGTSPAAHALYTRAGFEQR from the coding sequence GTGGACGATACCGTCGCCGAAGAGTTCGGGTCGCTTCCGCATGACCTCACCCGGGTCGCCACCCTCCAGGGTCGGCCCGTGGGGGCGATCCTGGTGGTCGACAAGTCGATATGGGATCCAGAGCTGGATGGGCCCTTCATCATCGACCTCTTCGTCCATCCCGACGCACAAGGGATGGGCGTCGGTCAAGCCCTGCTCGACGAAGCGGTCCACGCCTGCGCCGCGGCCGGGGACCCCACCCTTTCACTGCGCTTCGGCGACGGTACCTCGCCTGCAGCCCACGCCCTCTACACCCGAGCAGGGTTCGAGCAGCGCTGA
- a CDS encoding cobyrinate a,c-diamide synthase, with protein MVVAAPASGQGKTTVSVGLMAALTARGLTVAPGKVGPDYIDPGYHALATGRPGRNLDPWLVGAERVPGLLVHAARTPTVADLTVVEGVMGLFDGRNGTDGESSTAHVARLLGAPVVLVVDAGHASGTVAATVHGLRTFDPRVQVAGVVLNRTGSPGHAAEVTRWVERLGLPVLGALPRDAAISAPSRHLGLVPAAERADAAAALERLAERTARHVDLDAVLDVARSAPPLDAEPWSPEAGSVAGRGGRRPVVAVAGGRAFTFRYAETEELLRAAGCDVLTLDPAVDRALPAGVAGLYLGGGFPEVHAAALSTNTGLLGDVRDAVAAGLPTVAECAGLLYLTESVDGHPFAGVVPATAAMAPRLTLGYAGVRTAADSVLGPAGTTATGHEFHRTVTDPASGQQSGGRGAGAAWTSERGPSGFALDPAGTGRATVHAAYLHTHWAGQPHLARSFTQAVAEHDRAGLADRVLLPRPCSAPTAVAEAGVAEARTPVISKAIDDPDLTHHGDRETAPDLVDLAVNVRLPEPPAWLATVVASTSRQLAAYPDPAHARAALARRHGVAEDMVLPTAGAAEAFTLLARAGLCARALVVHPQFTEPEAAVRRAGLDVERHLLDPGEGFCLDPQAVGPADLVLIGNPTNPTGVLHPVQTLRDLHARTGGVLVVDEAFLDEVVDGERQSLIAPSMPGVLVLRSLTKTWGLAGLRVGYVVGDPALVARLAAQQPPWSVSTPALAAMVATAAPSALAEAGRMALELEQWRHHLDAGLRALGVEVVPSEAPFLLARVGRGVREALRAWGYAVRRGDTFPGLDATWVRIAVRDPLTIDGMLRELRAVLTGRALTPARDIPQED; from the coding sequence GTGGTGGTCGCCGCCCCGGCCTCGGGGCAGGGCAAGACGACCGTGTCGGTCGGGCTGATGGCGGCCCTCACCGCGCGCGGGCTCACCGTCGCCCCCGGCAAGGTCGGACCGGACTACATCGACCCTGGCTACCACGCGCTCGCCACCGGCCGCCCCGGCCGCAATCTCGACCCGTGGCTCGTGGGCGCCGAGCGGGTGCCGGGGCTGCTGGTCCACGCAGCGCGCACGCCGACGGTCGCCGACCTCACCGTGGTGGAGGGGGTCATGGGCCTCTTCGACGGGCGCAACGGGACCGACGGCGAGTCCTCCACCGCCCACGTCGCCCGGCTCCTGGGGGCACCGGTCGTGCTCGTCGTCGACGCGGGCCACGCCTCGGGGACGGTCGCCGCAACCGTCCACGGCCTGCGGACCTTCGACCCCCGCGTGCAGGTCGCCGGGGTCGTCCTCAACCGCACCGGCTCGCCGGGGCACGCGGCGGAGGTCACCCGCTGGGTCGAGCGGCTGGGTCTGCCCGTGCTCGGCGCGTTGCCGCGTGACGCCGCCATCAGCGCCCCCTCCCGGCACCTGGGGCTCGTCCCCGCCGCCGAGCGCGCGGACGCCGCGGCCGCGCTGGAGCGGCTCGCGGAGCGGACGGCCCGTCACGTCGACCTCGACGCCGTCCTCGACGTCGCCCGCTCGGCTCCCCCGCTGGACGCCGAGCCGTGGTCGCCGGAGGCCGGCTCGGTCGCCGGCCGGGGTGGCCGCCGCCCGGTCGTCGCCGTCGCCGGAGGGCGCGCCTTCACGTTCCGGTATGCCGAGACCGAGGAGCTCCTGCGCGCGGCAGGGTGCGACGTCCTCACCCTCGACCCCGCCGTCGACCGGGCGCTGCCGGCCGGCGTCGCCGGGCTCTACCTCGGCGGGGGCTTCCCGGAGGTGCACGCCGCCGCGCTGTCGACCAACACGGGCCTGCTCGGCGACGTGCGCGACGCGGTGGCGGCCGGCCTGCCGACGGTCGCCGAGTGCGCCGGCCTGCTCTACCTGACCGAGTCGGTCGACGGCCACCCGTTCGCCGGGGTCGTGCCGGCCACGGCGGCGATGGCGCCGCGGCTCACGCTGGGTTACGCGGGCGTCCGCACCGCCGCAGACTCCGTGCTCGGCCCGGCCGGCACGACCGCGACCGGCCACGAGTTCCACCGCACGGTCACCGACCCGGCGTCCGGCCAGCAGTCGGGCGGCCGTGGAGCGGGGGCCGCCTGGACGTCCGAGCGCGGGCCCTCAGGCTTCGCCCTTGACCCCGCGGGCACCGGCCGGGCCACCGTGCACGCGGCCTACCTGCACACCCACTGGGCCGGGCAGCCACATCTGGCGCGCAGCTTCACGCAGGCTGTCGCCGAACACGACCGCGCCGGGCTCGCCGACCGCGTCCTGCTCCCGCGCCCCTGCTCCGCCCCCACCGCAGTCGCGGAGGCAGGTGTCGCGGAGGCCCGCACCCCGGTCATCTCGAAGGCCATCGACGACCCCGACCTGACGCACCACGGCGACCGGGAGACCGCCCCCGACCTGGTGGACCTCGCCGTCAACGTCCGCCTGCCCGAGCCGCCCGCCTGGCTGGCAACGGTCGTCGCCAGCACCAGCCGGCAGCTCGCGGCCTACCCCGACCCGGCCCACGCCCGCGCCGCCCTCGCGCGCCGGCACGGCGTGGCGGAGGACATGGTGCTGCCGACGGCGGGCGCCGCCGAGGCCTTCACGCTGCTCGCCCGGGCCGGCCTCTGCGCTCGGGCGCTCGTCGTGCACCCGCAGTTCACCGAGCCCGAGGCGGCCGTGCGCCGGGCCGGGCTGGACGTGGAGCGGCACCTGCTCGACCCAGGCGAGGGCTTCTGTCTCGACCCCCAGGCCGTGGGACCGGCCGACCTGGTCCTCATCGGCAATCCGACCAACCCCACGGGCGTGCTGCACCCCGTGCAGACGCTGCGCGACCTCCACGCACGTACTGGTGGGGTGCTCGTCGTCGACGAGGCCTTCCTTGACGAGGTGGTCGACGGCGAGCGTCAGAGCCTGATCGCGCCCTCCATGCCGGGGGTGCTCGTCCTGCGCAGCCTGACGAAGACCTGGGGCCTGGCGGGCCTGCGGGTCGGCTATGTCGTCGGGGACCCCGCCCTCGTCGCGCGGCTCGCGGCGCAGCAGCCGCCGTGGTCGGTGAGCACCCCCGCACTCGCCGCGATGGTCGCGACGGCCGCGCCCTCCGCGTTGGCCGAGGCCGGGCGGATGGCCCTCGAGCTCGAGCAGTGGCGCCACCACCTTGACGCCGGGCTCCGGGCGCTGGGCGTCGAGGTCGTGCCCTCCGAGGCACCGTTCCTGCTCGCCCGCGTCGGGCGCGGTGTCCGCGAGGCCCTCCGGGCTTGGGGGTATGCCGTGCGCCGCGGCGACACCTTTCCCGGCCTGGACGCCACGTGGGTACGGATCGCCGTGCGGGACCCCCTGACCATCGATGGCATGCTGCGTGAGCTGCGCGCGGTGCTGACCGGCCGGGCGCTGACGCCCGCCCGAGACATTCCACAGGAGGACTAG
- a CDS encoding SigE family RNA polymerase sigma factor has product MREPEGFREFVVGRSPALLRTAWMLTGDAAAAEDLLQTALARTWPHWGRVSLGHPEAYVRTVMVRTNASWRARLWTREQPTDLAMERAGIPTGGYAVHDPSGAVTDRVVLVEALARLPVRQRQAVVLRYFDDLSVATVAEIMGSSTGTVKSQTAKGLARLRELIDTKPLVKEDL; this is encoded by the coding sequence ATGCGTGAGCCGGAGGGATTTCGGGAGTTCGTGGTGGGCCGTTCCCCGGCGCTGCTGCGGACCGCCTGGATGCTGACCGGTGACGCTGCCGCGGCTGAGGACCTGCTGCAGACTGCCCTGGCCCGCACCTGGCCGCACTGGGGGCGGGTCAGCCTCGGTCATCCTGAGGCGTACGTGCGCACCGTGATGGTCCGGACCAACGCGAGCTGGCGGGCACGCTTGTGGACCCGGGAGCAGCCCACGGACCTGGCCATGGAGCGTGCTGGCATACCTACTGGCGGGTATGCCGTGCATGACCCGAGCGGGGCTGTCACCGATCGGGTGGTCCTGGTCGAGGCGCTGGCCCGGCTGCCGGTGCGGCAGCGGCAGGCGGTGGTGCTGCGCTACTTCGACGACCTGTCCGTGGCGACCGTGGCCGAGATCATGGGCAGCTCGACGGGGACGGTCAAGAGCCAGACCGCCAAGGGGCTGGCGCGGCTGCGCGAGCTCATCGACACCAAGCCCCTGGTGAAGGAGGACCTGTGA
- a CDS encoding ribbon-helix-helix domain-containing protein — protein sequence MTTQIAVRLPDEMVRFLDRSVASGKAPSRAALVAAALEREMRLQAAQQDAQTLKKKGTADDLDELVTWSVAHATLDD from the coding sequence GTGACGACACAGATCGCGGTACGGCTCCCTGATGAGATGGTTCGCTTTCTGGACCGGAGCGTGGCCAGTGGCAAGGCTCCCAGCCGAGCGGCGCTGGTGGCCGCGGCCCTAGAGCGTGAGATGCGCCTGCAAGCCGCTCAGCAGGACGCCCAGACCCTGAAGAAGAAGGGCACGGCCGATGACCTCGACGAGCTCGTCACTTGGTCCGTAGCCCACGCGACACTGGACGACTGA
- a CDS encoding NADP-dependent oxidoreductase has translation MAADPQTQSTRIVLASRPEGVPSSENFGTEVVDLPEISDGQALLRTVYLSLDPYMRGRMSTAPSYAAHLELGDVIVGGTVGQVVASRHPDLAEGDYVLAGAGWQSHAVVDGAHVRRLDPSAAPLSTALGVLGMPGFTAYSGLLKIGRPQPGETVVVAAATGPVGSAVGQIARLKGARAVGIAGGPQKCQALLEEFGFDAAIDHRDPDFASKLADAVPDGIDVYFENVAGHVADAVLPLLNLYARIPVCGLVAQYNGADLDGRDRLPGFLSQILSKSLTIRGFIQSEFVPEMYEDFLTDATGWVQDGTLRYREDIVDGLENAPEAFAGMLQGKNFGKLLVRVTPER, from the coding sequence ATGGCTGCAGACCCCCAGACCCAGAGCACCCGCATCGTCCTCGCCTCCCGCCCGGAGGGTGTCCCGTCCTCCGAGAACTTCGGCACCGAGGTGGTCGACCTGCCCGAGATCTCCGACGGGCAGGCGCTGCTGAGGACCGTCTACCTCTCCCTCGACCCCTACATGCGGGGGCGGATGAGCACCGCTCCGTCCTACGCCGCGCACCTGGAGCTGGGCGACGTGATCGTGGGTGGGACCGTCGGGCAGGTCGTCGCGTCGCGCCACCCTGACCTCGCCGAGGGTGACTACGTCCTCGCGGGCGCCGGGTGGCAGTCGCACGCCGTCGTCGACGGCGCGCACGTGCGCCGGCTGGACCCTTCCGCAGCCCCTTTGTCGACCGCGCTGGGTGTGCTGGGGATGCCGGGCTTCACCGCATACTCCGGCCTGCTGAAGATCGGCCGGCCCCAGCCCGGGGAGACCGTCGTGGTCGCCGCGGCGACCGGCCCCGTGGGGTCGGCGGTCGGCCAGATCGCCCGGCTCAAGGGAGCGCGGGCCGTGGGCATCGCCGGCGGGCCGCAGAAGTGCCAGGCCTTGCTGGAGGAGTTCGGCTTCGACGCGGCCATCGACCACCGCGACCCCGACTTCGCGAGCAAGCTCGCCGACGCCGTCCCCGACGGGATCGACGTCTACTTCGAGAACGTGGCGGGGCACGTCGCCGACGCCGTGCTGCCCCTGCTCAACCTCTACGCCCGGATCCCGGTCTGCGGGCTGGTGGCTCAGTACAACGGGGCGGACCTCGACGGCCGAGACCGGCTGCCCGGCTTCCTCTCCCAGATCCTGTCCAAGAGCCTCACCATCCGCGGTTTCATCCAGTCCGAGTTCGTCCCGGAGATGTATGAGGACTTCCTCACCGACGCGACGGGCTGGGTCCAGGACGGGACGCTGCGCTATCGCGAGGACATCGTGGACGGTCTGGAGAACGCCCCGGAGGCCTTCGCCGGCATGCTCCAGGGCAAGAATTTCGGCAAGCTTCTCGTCCGGGTCACCCCGGAGCGCTGA
- a CDS encoding iron-containing redox enzyme family protein translates to MHLPQPRGPSSTAVVEHLRQPSPGSDAQLRTVGLERSPGITNDEDRLLALWVLQGLNYHGYSGVDPEIEWDLAVVQARTQLEAELEEELLAAFTPVVEELLPEARRDLTGTLFSLPDRVAASAPSMSAWARSSMTAEQWREMLVLRSASQLKEADPHTFAVPRIPGRAKVALMEIQFDEYGSGDPSALHSELFAQAMTAVGLDHSYGGYADTWPAPVLLSNVTLGWFAGRSRWAPAVVGHLTMVEMTSSLPSKFYVAGARRLGLPEEAWRYFDEHVEADAAHEQVAVRDVCGALVADDPDTLPTLLVGAVAGLHVEGLVAELVMGAWEQGRSALRIPLHPWVAA, encoded by the coding sequence ATGCACCTCCCGCAGCCTCGCGGCCCGAGCTCGACCGCGGTGGTCGAGCACCTGCGCCAGCCGTCCCCCGGGAGCGACGCACAGCTGCGGACGGTCGGCCTGGAGCGCTCGCCGGGGATCACGAACGACGAGGACCGGCTGCTCGCGCTCTGGGTGCTGCAGGGGCTGAACTACCACGGCTACTCGGGCGTCGACCCCGAGATCGAGTGGGACCTGGCGGTGGTCCAGGCACGCACCCAGCTGGAGGCCGAGCTCGAGGAGGAGCTGCTCGCCGCCTTCACCCCCGTCGTGGAGGAGCTGCTGCCGGAGGCACGCCGCGACCTGACCGGGACGCTGTTCTCCCTGCCCGACCGGGTGGCCGCCTCCGCCCCGTCCATGTCGGCCTGGGCGCGCTCCTCGATGACGGCGGAGCAGTGGCGGGAGATGCTGGTGCTCCGGTCCGCCTCCCAGCTCAAGGAGGCCGACCCGCATACCTTCGCCGTGCCGCGGATCCCCGGCCGCGCCAAGGTCGCCCTGATGGAGATCCAGTTCGACGAGTACGGCAGCGGCGACCCTTCCGCGCTGCACTCAGAGCTGTTCGCCCAGGCCATGACGGCCGTGGGCCTGGACCATTCCTACGGCGGGTATGCCGACACCTGGCCCGCTCCGGTGCTTCTGTCGAACGTCACGTTGGGCTGGTTTGCCGGTCGCAGTCGCTGGGCGCCGGCCGTCGTCGGTCACCTGACCATGGTGGAGATGACCAGCTCGCTGCCGTCCAAGTTCTACGTCGCCGGGGCCCGCAGGCTGGGGCTGCCCGAGGAGGCCTGGCGCTACTTCGACGAGCACGTGGAGGCCGATGCCGCCCACGAGCAGGTCGCCGTGCGCGACGTGTGCGGGGCACTGGTCGCGGACGATCCTGACACCCTGCCCACCCTCCTCGTGGGCGCGGTGGCCGGGCTGCACGTCGAGGGCTTGGTCGCGGAGCTCGTCATGGGCGCGTGGGAGCAGGGGCGCTCGGCCCTCCGCATACCGCTGCATCCCTGGGTGGCCGCATGA
- a CDS encoding CDGSH iron-sulfur domain-containing protein: protein MRGDRVPVATPLPTELLRLTECEDGPVLVRGARVVVDAQGVTHPVTRPVVALCRCGASQRLPWCDGVHKRLGKRETSTG, encoded by the coding sequence ATGAGAGGCGACCGCGTGCCCGTGGCCACCCCGCTGCCCACCGAACTGCTCCGCCTCACCGAGTGCGAGGACGGCCCGGTGCTGGTGCGTGGCGCGCGCGTGGTGGTCGACGCCCAGGGTGTGACCCATCCCGTCACCCGCCCCGTCGTCGCCCTGTGCCGGTGCGGGGCCAGTCAGCGGCTCCCCTGGTGCGACGGCGTACACAAGCGCCTCGGCAAGCGGGAGACGTCTACCGGCTGA
- a CDS encoding type II toxin-antitoxin system PemK/MazF family toxin, with protein MREICLARLDKTRPVLVLTRDTARAVMTKVTVAPITSTVKGLSSEVPVGRANGLDHNSAVSIDNVLTIPADLLGRTLGFLTPEQERHLARAIVLAYDLDVPLLGEP; from the coding sequence TTGCGCGAGATCTGCCTGGCGCGGCTGGACAAGACCCGCCCCGTCCTGGTGCTCACCCGCGACACTGCCCGCGCCGTGATGACCAAGGTGACCGTGGCTCCCATCACGTCGACGGTCAAGGGGCTGTCCAGCGAAGTGCCGGTAGGACGTGCCAACGGGCTGGACCACAACAGTGCTGTCTCGATCGACAACGTCCTGACCATCCCCGCCGACCTCCTGGGCCGGACGCTGGGCTTCCTCACGCCCGAGCAGGAGCGCCACCTGGCAAGAGCCATCGTGCTGGCGTACGACCTCGACGTGCCGTTGCTGGGGGAGCCGTGA
- the cobA gene encoding uroporphyrinogen-III C-methyltransferase, giving the protein MEIEPTSGWTLPGRPESALVTRPGPRASETVHALLDRGLRVTVATSSPDARLRDLAGRGLVALTEPGVSDLEDFDVVIRDTAHLRGGDPGAPARGDARPGRRRGEVVLVGGGPGPLGLLTLAGAEALRAADVVVYDRLAPLAALDLAPSGAERIPVGKIPRGEFTPQEQINAILVNRAQQGATVVRLKGGDSFVFGRGGEEWLACTSAGIPVRVVPGVTSAVAVPGLAGLPVTHRAVTPGFVVVSGHVGPDDPRNQVDWAVLAGAGLTIVVLMGVATLPAIAERLVTCGLPGDTPAAVVADGGLPSQRRVIAPLGQVAQAAQQAGLGAPAVAIIGATVAALTPAEPDGLQMSPMPD; this is encoded by the coding sequence GTGGAGATCGAACCGACCTCGGGGTGGACCCTGCCCGGCCGGCCCGAGTCAGCGCTGGTCACTCGGCCCGGTCCCCGGGCCAGCGAGACGGTGCACGCACTGCTCGACCGCGGCCTGCGGGTTACCGTGGCCACCAGCTCTCCCGACGCGCGCCTCCGCGACCTGGCGGGGCGGGGCCTGGTGGCCTTGACGGAGCCCGGCGTCAGCGACCTTGAGGACTTCGATGTCGTGATCCGGGACACCGCACACCTGCGCGGCGGCGACCCCGGCGCCCCTGCCCGAGGCGACGCCCGGCCAGGCCGGCGGCGCGGCGAGGTTGTCCTCGTCGGCGGCGGGCCCGGTCCCCTCGGTCTGCTGACGCTCGCCGGGGCTGAGGCGCTGCGCGCCGCGGACGTCGTCGTCTACGACCGGCTGGCGCCGCTGGCGGCCCTCGACCTCGCTCCCTCCGGCGCCGAACGGATACCGGTCGGCAAGATCCCGCGCGGGGAGTTCACTCCGCAGGAGCAGATCAACGCGATCCTGGTGAACCGTGCCCAGCAAGGCGCCACCGTGGTGCGGCTGAAGGGCGGGGACAGCTTCGTCTTCGGCCGCGGGGGCGAGGAGTGGCTCGCGTGTACCAGCGCCGGGATTCCAGTCCGGGTTGTCCCCGGGGTGACCTCGGCGGTCGCCGTACCTGGCCTGGCGGGCCTGCCCGTGACGCACCGCGCGGTCACGCCCGGCTTCGTCGTCGTTTCCGGTCACGTCGGTCCGGACGACCCCCGCAACCAGGTGGACTGGGCAGTCCTGGCCGGGGCCGGCCTGACGATCGTTGTGCTCATGGGCGTGGCGACGCTGCCCGCGATCGCGGAGCGGCTCGTCACCTGCGGGTTGCCCGGCGACACGCCCGCCGCCGTCGTCGCCGACGGCGGCCTGCCCTCCCAGCGCCGGGTGATCGCGCCGTTGGGACAGGTTGCCCAGGCCGCCCAGCAGGCGGGGCTCGGGGCGCCGGCGGTGGCCATCATCGGCGCCACCGTCGCGGCGTTGACTCCGGCTGAGCCGGACGGACTGCAGATGAGCCCGATGCCGGACTAG
- the cobO gene encoding cob(I)yrinic acid a,c-diamide adenosyltransferase → MAQGQPPVTPGDGRTTRQRRHTPLLVVHAGEGKGKSTAAFGLALRGWNQGWSIGVFQFVKSAKWRIGEEAALMALDQVHRDTGQGGPVEWHKMGAGWSWSRKAGTEEDHAADAREGWAEVRRRLAAEQHALYVLDEFTYPLKWGWIDVEEVLETLRDRPGYQHVVITGRDPHPDLLAAADVATEMTKLAHPFDRGQKGQRGIEW, encoded by the coding sequence ATGGCACAGGGACAGCCCCCCGTCACCCCCGGCGACGGCCGCACCACGCGGCAGCGCCGGCACACCCCGCTGCTCGTCGTCCACGCCGGCGAGGGCAAGGGCAAGTCCACCGCCGCCTTCGGCCTGGCCCTGCGGGGGTGGAACCAGGGCTGGTCGATCGGGGTCTTCCAGTTCGTCAAGTCCGCCAAGTGGCGCATCGGCGAGGAGGCGGCCCTGATGGCCCTCGACCAGGTGCACCGAGACACCGGCCAGGGCGGCCCGGTGGAGTGGCACAAGATGGGCGCCGGCTGGTCCTGGTCGCGCAAGGCGGGCACCGAGGAGGACCACGCCGCCGATGCCCGTGAGGGGTGGGCCGAGGTCCGGCGCCGGCTGGCCGCCGAGCAGCACGCGCTCTACGTGCTCGATGAGTTCACCTACCCGCTGAAGTGGGGGTGGATCGACGTCGAGGAAGTGCTGGAGACGCTGCGGGACCGGCCGGGATACCAGCATGTCGTCATCACCGGGCGCGACCCCCACCCTGACCTGCTCGCGGCCGCCGACGTCGCGACCGAGATGACGAAGCTCGCCCACCCCTTCGACCGCGGCCAGAAAGGCCAGAGGGGCATCGAGTGGTAG
- a CDS encoding antibiotic biosynthesis monooxygenase, with protein MICCQFIFRPGTYDDDFHRLDEQIDDYARSLPGFERVEKWVSPDGRDVNAIYYFADMAAVRQLARFPRHLEAKEQVARWYDGYRIVVSEVSATYGDGRLES; from the coding sequence GTGATCTGCTGCCAGTTCATCTTCCGGCCCGGCACCTACGACGACGACTTCCACCGACTCGACGAGCAGATCGACGACTACGCGCGGAGCCTCCCCGGCTTCGAGCGGGTGGAGAAGTGGGTCTCGCCGGACGGTCGGGATGTCAACGCGATCTACTACTTCGCCGACATGGCTGCGGTCCGTCAGCTCGCGCGCTTCCCGCGACACCTCGAGGCGAAGGAGCAGGTGGCCCGCTGGTACGACGGGTACCGCATCGTGGTGAGCGAGGTCAGCGCCACCTACGGCGACGGCCGGCTCGAGTCTTGA
- a CDS encoding sensor histidine kinase, with the protein MRRGGTVVSAAMRESDKEIQGYRLLDRPSGAELQSLSDLAAGMFGVPFAAINILTSTHEYQIATTGFAGAVLPRQESMCATLPPDAGAVVVADASADPRFADRGVIRSGPGVRFYASAPLLTPTGVPLGWLCVFDVEPGEATEKQRELLTFAAARVTDVLELRLRSVQLEDSLLELTQVRDELARSNEALWHFASQVSHDLRNPLMGVRANAELLAGEPAILADPELSDIVGHITESARGMSRMIQEVLAHAKEGGARPRRDWVDLGEVTDRALLDLSPFIRETEAKVRVDDLPRVPGDGELLYSVFSNVLTNSLKFTRDGVTPEVQVTATQQGSVWRICVMDNGIGVPAGQERSIFLPYVRARNSADAPARAGYGIGLATVHRIITAHEGRVGMEPRQEGGTTVWFELPARMPEENAAAS; encoded by the coding sequence GTGAGGAGAGGGGGCACGGTGGTCAGTGCCGCGATGCGCGAGAGCGACAAGGAGATCCAGGGCTACCGCCTGCTCGACCGCCCCAGCGGCGCAGAGCTGCAGTCGCTGAGCGATCTCGCGGCCGGCATGTTCGGCGTGCCCTTTGCCGCGATCAACATCCTCACCAGCACCCACGAGTACCAGATCGCCACCACCGGCTTCGCCGGCGCGGTTCTGCCGCGACAGGAGTCGATGTGCGCAACTCTTCCCCCCGACGCCGGTGCGGTGGTCGTCGCAGACGCCAGCGCTGACCCGCGCTTCGCCGACAGAGGGGTCATCCGGAGCGGCCCAGGGGTGCGGTTCTACGCCTCCGCACCCCTGCTCACGCCCACGGGAGTGCCGCTGGGGTGGTTGTGCGTCTTCGACGTCGAGCCCGGGGAGGCCACCGAGAAGCAGCGCGAGCTGCTCACCTTCGCGGCCGCGCGGGTCACCGACGTGCTGGAGCTGCGTCTGCGCAGCGTGCAGCTGGAGGACTCCCTCTTGGAGCTGACCCAGGTGCGCGACGAGCTGGCCCGCTCCAACGAGGCGTTGTGGCACTTCGCCAGCCAGGTCAGCCACGACCTGCGCAACCCCCTGATGGGCGTGCGCGCCAACGCCGAGCTGTTGGCTGGAGAGCCGGCCATCCTCGCGGACCCCGAGCTGTCAGACATCGTCGGGCACATCACCGAGTCCGCGAGGGGGATGAGCCGGATGATCCAGGAGGTGCTGGCTCACGCCAAGGAGGGCGGTGCGCGGCCACGCCGCGACTGGGTGGACCTGGGCGAGGTCACCGATCGGGCGCTGCTCGACCTCAGCCCCTTCATCCGGGAGACGGAGGCCAAGGTGCGGGTCGATGATCTCCCCCGTGTCCCCGGTGACGGTGAGCTGCTCTACTCCGTCTTCTCCAACGTGCTGACCAACAGCCTGAAGTTCACCCGCGACGGGGTGACCCCCGAGGTGCAGGTCACGGCTACCCAGCAGGGATCTGTCTGGCGGATCTGCGTGATGGACAACGGCATCGGCGTGCCGGCAGGGCAGGAGAGGTCGATCTTCCTGCCCTATGTGCGCGCCCGCAACAGCGCCGACGCGCCCGCCCGCGCCGGCTACGGCATCGGCCTGGCCACCGTCCACCGGATCATCACCGCGCACGAAGGCCGGGTCGGTATGGAGCCACGCCAGGAGGGCGGGACCACCGTCTGGTTCGAGCTGCCCGCGCGCATGCCGGAGGAGAACGCGGCTGCCTCCTGA
- a CDS encoding ribbon-helix-helix domain-containing protein — protein MSYEITDSVPGLTDAQVTDLVEEAEAGYELTARTSELNPHFHRVQLVPEDLLDAIDERAAKDGQSPDAVVREALSNYLDTA, from the coding sequence ATGAGCTACGAGATCACTGATAGCGTGCCTGGCCTCACGGATGCGCAGGTCACCGACCTGGTCGAGGAGGCGGAGGCCGGCTACGAACTGACGGCCCGCACGTCCGAGCTGAATCCGCACTTCCACCGGGTTCAGCTGGTTCCCGAGGACCTGCTGGACGCCATCGACGAGCGAGCCGCTAAAGATGGGCAGTCGCCCGACGCCGTCGTCCGCGAAGCGCTCTCGAACTATCTCGATACCGCCTGA
- a CDS encoding DinB family protein — MTDVGGGTAWTEDLRRRLDELLDEHRSMLEHSLDGLTEEEARRRLVPSRTTLLGLVKHVTYVEQVWFNQALTGRSLQEVGAPSTPDRSFILHLADTIDSVRDAYAAACADSRLLVRDLSLEHEVTGRGRRAVWAIYAHMLRELAQHCGHADILREQVLSAREDRS; from the coding sequence ATGACCGATGTCGGCGGCGGGACGGCGTGGACAGAAGACCTCCGCAGGCGACTGGATGAGCTTCTGGACGAGCACCGCTCCATGCTGGAGCACAGTCTCGACGGGCTGACCGAGGAGGAGGCCCGACGACGCCTGGTGCCTTCGCGGACGACACTGCTGGGCCTGGTCAAGCACGTCACCTACGTCGAGCAGGTCTGGTTCAACCAGGCGCTGACCGGCCGCAGCCTGCAGGAGGTCGGGGCACCGTCCACCCCGGACCGATCCTTCATCCTGCACCTTGCCGACACCATCGACAGCGTGCGCGACGCCTACGCCGCCGCGTGCGCCGACTCACGGCTGCTGGTCCGGGACCTCAGCCTGGAGCACGAGGTGACCGGCCGGGGACGCCGGGCGGTCTGGGCGATCTATGCGCACATGCTGCGGGAGCTCGCCCAGCACTGCGGACACGCCGACATCTTGCGCGAGCAGGTTCTGTCGGCCCGCGAGGACAGGAGCTGA